CCCCCGGACCCCCATCCCCTCCTTTTCCCAAACTTTCTGGTGCCGCTTCGCGGGAAGGGATGTTCTGAAGAGCCCTTCCAACTAGGAGTGCCTTTGGGGACCGCCAGGCCCCCAAACAACGGCTCTCTTCCTCTGGAAAGCCGCTTCCTACAGGCCGAGTTCAGCGGCCAGCAGTTCAGCTTGTTTGAGGTCTTCGGGGGAATTGACGTTGAAGAAGGAAACCTGATGGGGGTCGCCTTGCCTGAGCAGGGCGACCGGCACTTCCTTGACCTTCACCCGGTCGAAGAATTCGATGATTCTGAAATCGCCGCGCTTGAGTTGCGCTTCGATGAAAGGCAGGCAGCGCTTGGAATAGACCGCGCACAGCGGTTCGCAGTAGCCGTCCTCCTTGATGGGGACGACCACGTCGACATCAGGGGACACCTCTGCCAGGAGGCGTTGCACCAACCCGGCTTGCAGAAACGGACCGTCACAAGCGGCCATGAACCCGTGGGAGGCAGTCATGGCATGCAGTCCTGCGTGGATGCCGGTCAGGGAGCTGCGTGCTTCAAACCGGTCCTCGACAACGGGAAAGTCATACATAATGTAGTCTTTTCTGTCGCGGGCCGAGATAAGGATTTCAGGAAAAAGCGGACGATAAACCGCCAACAGCCTATCCAGGATGGTTTTGCCGCTGATTTCCATAAACGCCTTTTTGACGTGCCCCATGCGGGTGCCGAGTCCTCCGGCGAGAATTATGCCTGCGATATTCATGCCCGCACGGTAATTCAAGGCCGGACAAATGGAAAGGGTCTACAAAAGCCATTCATGCGTGTATGTTTCCCCCATGTGGACTGCAGTGAAGATATTGGGGCTGTTCGCCCTATGCTATGCGGCGGTGGCGGTCTGGGTGTTTTTTTCCCAACGAAAACTACTCTATATGCCAAGGGCTGAACTGACGGCCACTCCGAAACAGATCGGGCTGGCGTATGAGGATATCCGGCTGACCAACCGGCTCGGGACATGGATTCACGGCTGGTGGCTGCCGGCAGATGCGCCGCGCTTCACCCTGCTCTTTTCCCACGGCAACGGTGGCAACCTTTCCCACCGACTGGAATCGTTGCGCATTTTTCACGATCTTGGGTTGTCGGTGCTGATATACGACTACTCCGGTTATGGACAGAGCCAGGGCGAACCCGGCGAGGAGGCCACCCGTGCCGATGCCCGGGCCGCCTGGGACTGGCTTGTCCGAGAACAGGGGACCGATCCGCGCACCATCGTCCTGTTCGGGCGCAGCCTGGGCGGAGCCGTCACCGCGAGACTGGCCCGCGAACTTGCAGAAACTGACACGCCCCCGGCAGGACTGATCCTGGAGTCCACCTTCACCTCGGTGCCGGACATGGGCGCGTACATCTACCCCTGGCTGCCGGTACGGCTGCTGTCTCGGTACCAGTATGACAGTGCCACCGAACTGGCAGGACTCCCTCTGCCCGCCCTGTTCCTGCACAGCCCGGACGATGACGTGGTGCCTTATGCCCTGGGCCGCAGGCTCCATGACAACTACCTGGGGCCAAAGACCTTTCTGGAGCTTCAGGGCGATCACAACAGCGGCTTTCTCCTGACCGGACGAAGATATTCGGACGGGCTGAACCGGTTTCTGGACGGGTTGGGAGAATAGACCGATGACCGACGCACAGGTGCTGTTCTGGGCCGACATAATCCTGGTCCTCCACTTCACCATAGCCGCCTTCAACGCCTTGAGCCTGCCGGTCATTTGGATCGGAAGGCTGGCAGGCCTGGCATTCGTGCACAACCCCTGGTTTCGCTGGTCCCACGTTGGACTCATGGGATTCGTGCTCCTGGAAACCATGGCAGGGAAACTCTGTCCACTGACCGTATGGGAAGGGATGCTCAGACGGACCGGGGGACAGGCCGGACCGGGCCAAAGCCAATCCTTTGTAGGCCACTGGGCGTCCAGAATTCTGTTTCAGGATTTCAGCCAGACCCAATTCGCTGTGGCGTACGCCCTGTTTTTCGGCCTGATTCTCCTGACGCTCTTCCTGGTGCCGGTCAGGTACAAGCGGAAAATGCTGCCGGGCAAGCTCCTTTAGAAATCTTAATATTGCGGATTACAAGGAAATTCATAATCGCGCACGGGTCTTGCTCTACTCTCTGCACCCTGCAAGGAGGAACAAAATGCCCGCTATTGAACAGATTCAGATACAACACAGCACCGACACCGCCCGCGCCCGCATACAGGAACTCAAGGCCCGCGCCGCAGAAGGACTCGATGACGCCCTTTCCGTGGTCGCGAAGAATTTCGGCCGCGAGGAAACCCATGAAGCCGAGGACAGCCTCAAAAGCCTGGGGCAGGACCTCGCCGCCCAGGGGGCAAATACCCACAGGCTTGATCTCACCAGGGTCATGGACCTGATCAGCGACCCATTTGAAGACGGTCAAAAGCTTTAAGCTTTCATCAAGCTTGGCGGTCGGACATGCTTGTTTCGGCATTTCCGGCTTTGTGCTTGCCTTTTATACCTACTGGTAATATGTTGTCATAATTGCATCTTCTCTGTTTTCCCTGTCTCCGCCCGGTGACCCGGCACACCCCACACACTTTTTTCATTTTTATCTTCAACCCTGACCGAAGGTTGCACTGAATCGACCGCTTTTCAGCTGCCAACCCCTTGCTTCAACAATTGGAGAGGCGTATATATTAATCAAGGGTTGAGGCTCCCCGCTTGCGGGGAATGGAATAAATCTCTGACGGAGGGTGCGAGGAAATAGATACCGATTTCTTCTTAAACACATCTGGCGAATCGAGTCGCCCCGCTCATACAAAGAGCGCCGTGCGCCAATTATAAACGCACCAGGCCGTCATAAAGTGTATATTTTGAAATGTCTGGCCCTGGTACCAAGCCGGAGAATCCGGCAAGGCGCACTTTTTTTTATCTCTCTCCTTTTTTATCCCCTTTCTTCTTGAACAGTGCGGTTAATGGATGTTAATCGGCCTCTGACAGAGGTAGACCGCAACATTCAGTGAATCCAAATTTCAGCTAAAGTGATCACCCGCAATGAAAACCAATTCCTGCAAAGAAATCGATATTTTTGCCAAACGGCTTCAGGAGGCGGGAGTTGCCAATGATTCGGACTGGATGGCCATTGTCCTTTTCGTGCGCAATCTGCTCGCCCGCCTTTCTATCTATTCCGATGAAAAAAAATCGGAAATTCAACGAGAAATATGCGACCAGCTCGTCACCAAGGATTTTTCTGAAGAACACCTGGACGCCATTATAGCCATGCTCGACATGTACATCATGCAAAACATCGGTGCCCTTGAAATGGAAGAGGCCCTGACTCAGGAGAAACGGACCGCAGCCCTGCTCCTCAACGAGATGGACGAGATGATCAGCACCATGCACGGGGCCAACGAACGCCAGGACTACAGGCTGACCACCTTTCAGAAAGAAACTGTCGAGGTGATCAAAGACGGCACAAAGAAATCCCACATCGTTGATAAAGTCCGAGGGATGTTCCAGGAAATCATCGAGGAATTCCGCGAGGAAGCCCGAGTGCTCAACGCCAAGGCTGAACACTTCAGACTGACTGCCGACTTTGACCCCCTGCTCACGGACCTGCACAACAGGCGTTCCCTCGAGGCCTACCTCAAGAGCGTCGAGGAAGAGCAAGCAGAGACCCCCGCGCCCCTGGCCATGATGATGATCGATGTGGATCACTTCAAGAAGGTAAACGACACGTACGGACACCAGGCCGGCGACGACGTGCTCCGCGCCCTGGCCCGGATCATCAACGCGCACGCCATCCAGTATGAAGGATTTGCAGCCCGCTACGGCGGTGAGGAGCTGGTCATCGTCATGAAAGGCATGGACCTCGCTTGGGCCACCATCAAGGCCGAGGCGTTGAGAGCCGATGTGGAGCAATATGACTTCCGTGTCCGCACCAATGGACAACTGGCAGACACCTCCCTCAATTTCACGGTTTCCATCGGCGTGTCGGAATGGACAGAAGGAGCGACTCTCGGAGATCTGGTGGGCACTGCGGACGCCGCACTCTACCGGGCCAAAAACACCGGTCGCAACAGGGTCTGTTCTGCCCCGGAATAACTGCGATTTCCGCCCTATGGGTCGACAGCTATCGAACACTGACGATCAAGTATAACCTTTGAAACGAGTATGTTATGTGGTTACGATTGCTGATAATACTCGGCTCCTTAAGCCTTTTCCCTGTTCCGGCTGCAGCACGGGATCTCGTCCTTCTGCTCCATTCCGAATCGAATCCCTCTGCCTGGACACAGGATGTTGCCACCGGTTTGACCGCCGAACTTAACGACAGTGCAGACGTCCGCCAGATCTTTCTGCAGGCCCGGAGCATGGACGAGGATGCTTTTGACGACGTGTTCGAGCGGCTGTCCCAGGAGCTGGCCGGAGTTACCCCCCTGGCCGTAGTCGCCAATGGGGAAACGGCCTTTGCCTTTGCCCGCAAATATGGCGATGACCTTTTTCCCGGCGCCGCCGTGATTTTCTGTTCCATGGGCAGGCCCGACACGCGCGTCCTGACACAGAGCGGCAACTGTACCGGCATTCCCATGGAGTTCGACCTCAAGGGATCGGTTGACCTCATATTCTCCATGTGTCCGGGAATCAATCTCGTTGTAGCCATAGCCGACGCATCTCACAGCGCCACCCCCCTCATGGAAGACGTCCGGCTGGCCATGCAGCAGTACACGGACAGGGCACAAATCATGTTTCCCGGATTCGAGCCGGGTGATGACAACGGACTTGACGTGAAGACGCTCGCGGAAACCCTTTCCAGCGTACCCTCCTCAGGCGCTGTCTTGTTCCTGGGGTTTGCCGAAGACCGAGAGGGAAACCCCGTGTCCGATGAGGAACTCTCCGGGCTTTTCCGAAGCCACGGCACATCCCCCATCTTTGTCGTCCGCGACGCTTGGCCCGATTCCGGGGTTCTGGGAGGATGGATGATCTCCGGCCGGACCATAGGCCGCGATGCGGCCCGGCTGGTGACGCGCATCGGCCAGGGCGAAGCCGTGCAGGAGATGCTGCCTGAACCGACACGTCCCGAACTGCGCTTCGACGGCACGGCCTTGACGCGATTCGGCCTGAAGGCGCCACCGGGAGCCGAGATCACGAACCAGCCCGTCCGGCACGTTGTTGACGAATCCGCTCTGCCGGTCTCAGGCCTGGCCTGGGTCTTCGGCCTGGCGGCCCTTGTCGCGCTGCTTTACGGGATACGCCGCTACAGGGCGTAGATGAACCCCATGTTCGCCACGGTCATCGCCAGGACCGAAGCGCCAGCCACGGCGGTCATGCACCGGGTGGAAAATCGCGCATGCCGGCACATTTCAGCCAACCGAACCGCATAGTATTCAGCCGTGTATTTCTTGTGCGAAAACCAGATCATCTGCGTACCCTCCTAGTTGCCTCTTCAATTATCCGATCACGATGAAACGATCATGACCGGACCATGGCAATACATCGACAACGAGGCTGCATCAGGCGGCCTTTCTCATCCTCTCACCCGTTTCGCCGTGACGCACATCCACGGCCAGAACCGCCAGAAGCTTCCCCTCCCGATCCTTTATGGGCGTGGACACGGTCAGGCAGTAATCGTCTATGGATTCGGAATAATGAATGTTTGAAATGAAACTCTCGCCTGTGCGCCTGGGCTCCCGGAACCATTCGTGCTCGGACCAGTCAAATCCCGGCCCGCTCCGAGCCGTGCCTTTTGGCGCATGATGAGCCATGGCGGACCGTGTCACCTGAACGCCCCTGTCATCCGTTATCCTGGCGATTTCCAGACTCGGATTCTCCTGCACAACCCGCTCCAGCACACGGAACTGCTTTTCCGGGTTCCGAACGGCCAAATCCGGGACCTTGGCAAGGGCTTCAACCTTTCTCTGCACCGTGCCCTCGCCGAGCAACATGAACAATCCGTGAAGCTTGGAAAGGGTGTTGATCTGCCCGGTCAGCGCGTTGATGGCCCCACTGGTTTCGGCCACGGCCTCGACCGTCCTGGAGGAAACCACATCCATCTCGCTCACGGCCAGATTGATTTCCTCCCCAACCTGTGATTGCTGGGTGCTGGCCGAGGCAATGGCCTGGACCTGCCCCAGGGTGGTGTCGAAGAATCCCATGATCTCGCTCAAAGCCGTGCCGGACTCTCCGGCCAGATTGTTGGCCGTGTCCACTTTTTCCGCGGCCTGGTCCATGGCCTTGATATTCTCGCGGACATCGGACTGGATGGCGGCGATGGAATTGCCCACCTCCCGCGTGGCGTCCATGGTCTTCACGGCCAGTTTGCGAACCTCGTCGGCCACCACGGCAAACCCTCGGCCCGCCTCGCCCGCCCGGGCCGCCTCGATGGCGGCATTCAGGGCCAAAAGATTGGTCTGATCCGCTATGTCAGATATGACGTTCATGACTTTTCCGATGGAATCCGCCTTGGTTCCCAGGTTGGACACCTGCCGCCTGAGCGCCTCGGCAATGACATGAACATCGCCGATGGACCTAACGGTTTTGCGAACCACATCTGAACCCTCATCAGCTCGCTGCCGGGCCGCTCCCGCTTCCATGGAAGCCCTTTCGGCATTTCCGGCCACCTCGCGGATGGACCCGGCCAACTCCTCCATGGACGCAGCCGTACTTTCCACGCGACTGCTCAGGCTGTTGGCCCCCTGCATGATCAGGTCGGACTCCGCATTGACCGTGGCCGATGCCTCTTTCATCCCCATGACTACGGATTCAAGCATCCCGGCGGCCTGGAGCATCCCTTCGCGCTGGGCCTTGGCCGCGTCGTTGCGTGCCCGACGTTCGTTGTCGGCCCTGACAAAGGCTGCTTCAGCTTCCACGGCACGGGCCTGAGCAAGAGATGAGGCAGCTTCTGCCTCCTGCATCTTCTCGCCCAGGTTATGAACCATCTGTTCGATAGCCACTGAGACCTGCTGCAACTCCGCCTTGAACACCCCTTCTGGCCTGGCCTCGAGATCACCTTCAGCCACTTTCCCGGCGTATGCCCGCAACCCGGCCAACGGCTTGAGCAGGACAAACCAGAGAAACAACAGCGTCAGCAGCGCGATACCGGCCGCAGAACTGCCGCCAACCACCATGGCGGCGTTTTCAAGCCGTCGCACAGGGGCAAGGGCCTCGGAGGCGTCGATCTTGGCCACCAGCCCCCAGGTGGTGTCGCCCACCGGAATCGGGGCATAGGCAGACAGCACTTCTTGACCGCGATAGTCGATGCATTTGGTGTTTCCGTCATCGCCTTTGAGCGCACGAAGGTCGGATTCGGATCGCATGACGCCTCGGCGCGGATCGGCAAAAGAGGCAACCACACTATGGCCTTTGGGATCAGAAAAAAGATCGGACCGCATCAGCCCGTCTCCCCCTATGAGGTATGCTTCTCCAGTTTTTCCCATGCCCGCCCGAGTGCGCATGACCATGTTCACGGACTCGATGGGTATGCGCAGGACGGCCACCCCCTCTATCTCCAGGCCGTGGCGCCGGATGGGCGCGGCGACAAAGGCGCAGGGCAGGCCTTTCATGGGCTGATAGGGATGGAAGTCAATGAACACGGTTTCCCCCGCGAGCGCCCGCTCCCAGGCCCTGACCAGTTTGCTCTTGGAGAGCGGGCCGTCGGTGATATCCTCACCCAGCTCCCGACCCCGGGCAGCGGAAAACACGACGCGGCCGGTATCATCGAGGATCAAGGCGTCGGCATATCCCCGCAACTTGAGCCACGGGGTAAACTCCCCGGTCACCTGTTTCATGGCATTGGCAAAATCCTCGTCGGCCACATCCATTTTCCGGCCCGGCTTGGCCGCATAGAAAACGATGTCCCGCAGCCGGACCAGGGCGCTGTATACATACCGCGCCTCGGAATACATGGTGATGTCCTTGTTCCAGATTCGGATCAGGCTCTCGAGTTCATGAGATTTGGCCTCCCGGAGGGAGGCCAGCTTGCTGAAGGCCTGGCCCTTCAGACTCCCTGATGCGATATGCAGACTGTAACCGGCCATGCCCGCCAAAGGCAAAACGCCTATCAGCAGACAGAA
Above is a window of Pseudodesulfovibrio sp. S3 DNA encoding:
- a CDS encoding molybdenum cofactor guanylyltransferase, whose product is MNIAGIILAGGLGTRMGHVKKAFMEISGKTILDRLLAVYRPLFPEILISARDRKDYIMYDFPVVEDRFEARSSLTGIHAGLHAMTASHGFMAACDGPFLQAGLVQRLLAEVSPDVDVVVPIKEDGYCEPLCAVYSKRCLPFIEAQLKRGDFRIIEFFDRVKVKEVPVALLRQGDPHQVSFFNVNSPEDLKQAELLAAELGL
- a CDS encoding DUF2784 domain-containing protein, whose translation is MTDAQVLFWADIILVLHFTIAAFNALSLPVIWIGRLAGLAFVHNPWFRWSHVGLMGFVLLETMAGKLCPLTVWEGMLRRTGGQAGPGQSQSFVGHWASRILFQDFSQTQFAVAYALFFGLILLTLFLVPVRYKRKMLPGKLL
- a CDS encoding alpha/beta hydrolase, which encodes MWTAVKILGLFALCYAAVAVWVFFSQRKLLYMPRAELTATPKQIGLAYEDIRLTNRLGTWIHGWWLPADAPRFTLLFSHGNGGNLSHRLESLRIFHDLGLSVLIYDYSGYGQSQGEPGEEATRADARAAWDWLVREQGTDPRTIVLFGRSLGGAVTARLARELAETDTPPAGLILESTFTSVPDMGAYIYPWLPVRLLSRYQYDSATELAGLPLPALFLHSPDDDVVPYALGRRLHDNYLGPKTFLELQGDHNSGFLLTGRRYSDGLNRFLDGLGE
- a CDS encoding GGDEF domain-containing protein, which produces MKTNSCKEIDIFAKRLQEAGVANDSDWMAIVLFVRNLLARLSIYSDEKKSEIQREICDQLVTKDFSEEHLDAIIAMLDMYIMQNIGALEMEEALTQEKRTAALLLNEMDEMISTMHGANERQDYRLTTFQKETVEVIKDGTKKSHIVDKVRGMFQEIIEEFREEARVLNAKAEHFRLTADFDPLLTDLHNRRSLEAYLKSVEEEQAETPAPLAMMMIDVDHFKKVNDTYGHQAGDDVLRALARIINAHAIQYEGFAARYGGEELVIVMKGMDLAWATIKAEALRADVEQYDFRVRTNGQLADTSLNFTVSIGVSEWTEGATLGDLVGTADAALYRAKNTGRNRVCSAPE
- a CDS encoding methyl-accepting chemotaxis protein, giving the protein MKLSVKMLLFCLLIGVLPLAGMAGYSLHIASGSLKGQAFSKLASLREAKSHELESLIRIWNKDITMYSEARYVYSALVRLRDIVFYAAKPGRKMDVADEDFANAMKQVTGEFTPWLKLRGYADALILDDTGRVVFSAARGRELGEDITDGPLSKSKLVRAWERALAGETVFIDFHPYQPMKGLPCAFVAAPIRRHGLEIEGVAVLRIPIESVNMVMRTRAGMGKTGEAYLIGGDGLMRSDLFSDPKGHSVVASFADPRRGVMRSESDLRALKGDDGNTKCIDYRGQEVLSAYAPIPVGDTTWGLVAKIDASEALAPVRRLENAAMVVGGSSAAGIALLTLLFLWFVLLKPLAGLRAYAGKVAEGDLEARPEGVFKAELQQVSVAIEQMVHNLGEKMQEAEAASSLAQARAVEAEAAFVRADNERRARNDAAKAQREGMLQAAGMLESVVMGMKEASATVNAESDLIMQGANSLSSRVESTAASMEELAGSIREVAGNAERASMEAGAARQRADEGSDVVRKTVRSIGDVHVIAEALRRQVSNLGTKADSIGKVMNVISDIADQTNLLALNAAIEAARAGEAGRGFAVVADEVRKLAVKTMDATREVGNSIAAIQSDVRENIKAMDQAAEKVDTANNLAGESGTALSEIMGFFDTTLGQVQAIASASTQQSQVGEEINLAVSEMDVVSSRTVEAVAETSGAINALTGQINTLSKLHGLFMLLGEGTVQRKVEALAKVPDLAVRNPEKQFRVLERVVQENPSLEIARITDDRGVQVTRSAMAHHAPKGTARSGPGFDWSEHEWFREPRRTGESFISNIHYSESIDDYCLTVSTPIKDREGKLLAVLAVDVRHGETGERMRKAA